A region of the Candidatus Kryptobacter tengchongensis genome:
AAGTGAGAGTCCCATAAATGCATTTGCCCAAACAGAAACATATTTATCTTTTGAAGGCGAATAAAAAATATAGGTAGCAGAATATACCTTTCCGTCAAGTGTGTCGCCTGGAACTTCAATTCCTTCAAAAGTTTGGATCCCTCTTAATCTCACATCGCTTGCATAACTTTTAGCAAGCACTGTAACTGTGTCAAGGATTTGTTTTACCGTAAACGGTCTTATCTGAAAAACTCCACTTAAATTTAAACCTGAAACATCGCCACCGCTAACGGTAATTGGATCGGGTTGATCATCTCCATTTGCGTCATAAAACATGAGCAAATCACCGATTGGATTAAATAGTCCATCTCGCTGTGTATCAAAAGCAGCAAACAAATAGTATGTTCCATCGCGAACATATCGTATCTCAAATGAAAAATCAGAATTAACATTAGCAGCGTATTTTACATTTACATCCTCTTGGGCAAGTGGATTCCCATCAAGCAATGCAACTACACCAACATTAGGATCAACGCTCAAAAACTTAAACGGATTCAAATCTTGTAATTTGAGATCAAACGAAAGCGAGTTAGATTTCTTCAAAATTTTAACCTCATTGCCCTGAGATAAAATTTGACCTATCGTCTTTGATAGATCAACCTTTAAATTAGGTACATTAAATTGTGAAATCCCTGTAAATGATGATATACGCGGTGAAGGTGGTGTTATAGTCCCTCTTACGCTTCGCTGACCTATAGTTGATGCGGTCGTAAAGTTTACAACATACGGCTTTTCAAGCATTATTCCAGTTATTGAATAAGCACCAAATAAAATAATACAATAATCCGTATTTGGAGCAAGTGTAAACCACGCTCCAATGGTATCCGTACGTAAAGGAACATATGGCTGAACAAATTGAATTGAATCGCGTGGGTCAAACGCTAAAAAACTTAAAAATGGGAGAAAGGGACCCGCTTCACCAAAATTACGATTTACATCAACTTGATCAGAAAACACAAATTTAATTAAAACGGGAGTTGGTAATGAAGGAACACTATAATCCCCATTATTTGGGTATGAACTTTTCACCCGAAAGCCTTGTGAATATACTGAAATTGTAAAGATGAAAACCAAGATTGACAGAAAAATTAGCCAGCGCATGATTCCCTCCAAAATTAATTCTTAATTCACATATAAGTTAAGTAATTTTAAGTAAAGGTCAAAGTGATTTATGTCACATTTTCCGGTACTTTAAAATGCCCCCGCCAAAAACAATCCAAGTATGATTTTCACCGAAAAAATATGGTATCATTCTATAATCTGGGACATCAAAAATTACGAGATCCGCCCTTTTACCCACCTCAATACTTCCTGTTATATCTGAAATCCCAATTGCGCCAGCTGAGTTTAATGTTGATGCAGTTATTGCTTCCTCTATCGTCATCCTCATTTGAGTGCAGGCGATTGTCATCATAAGTTGCATATTTAAACTCATACACGATCCCGGGTTAAAATCCGTTGCAATTGCAACAGGGACACCTGAGTCAATTAATTTTCTTGCGGGTGGATACTTATAGTTTAAAAAGAAAGAAACCCCGGGGAGTAAAACCGCTATTGAATCTGTCCTTGATAAAAGATCAATATCTTCATCATTTATATTTTCAAGGTGATCAATTGAAATAGCCTCAACTTTAACTCCAACCTTAACACCGCCATAATTTGAAAATTGCTCCGCATGAATTTTAGGCAGGAGTCCATAGCTTTTACCTGCGGTTAAAATTTTTTCAGAATCCTCGGCAGTAAAATATCCTATTTCACAAAACACATCGCAAAATTTTGCAAGTTTCCTTTTTGATATCTCTGGGATAAGCTTATCTACTAAAAACTTAACATAATCATCTTTTCTATCCTTAAACTCTGGTGGTACTGCATGAGCTCCAAGGAAAGTTGGAACCGTGAAGATAGGTTTTTCATTCAATTCATTTACAACCTCAAGAACTTTGATCTCATCTTCAAGATTCAATCCATACCCACTTTTTATCTCTATGGTTGTTGTTCCATTTGCAAGAGCTTTGGTTGCATAAATTTGAGAAATTTTTAAAAGTTCATCCTTTGATAAATTTCTCGTCTTTTGAACGGTGCTTAAAATCCCACCGCCCATCTCAGCAATTTGCTGATATGTAAAACCCTTTATCCTTAAATTAAACTCATCCTCACGCGTTCCCCCAAATACAAGATGTGTATGTGAGTCAACAAATCCAGGCAGAACAACTTTTCCAGTAGCGTCAATGATTTCAACTTCGCCATATAAACCAAAATTAAAATCAACAGCTCTCCCAACCCATTCAATTTTACCATCTTTAATTAAAACACTCCCCTTTTCAACGACGAAAATTTCACTTTGTTTTTCCCCGCGTTTAAATCTTTTCCCAAATGATGCGACTGTGACAACTTGATTAGCGTTATGAATTAAAATCATTTTTCACCTTCTCTTTTCAACCTATCAATTTCTCTGTTAACTTCTTCAAGCTCTTCTTCAAGCTGTTTTTTGTAATCTTCAAGCATCTCAATATATTCTTCACGAGTTATATATGGGCGGAATCCCGTCCAAAATGTCTCAAACGGGGGAAAACCAAATCCAAACCAAAATCCTCCGAATCTACGCCCAAATCCTTTACCTCTACCCCACCACATGGCTAACTTAAGAGATTTTTATTTTTCAAATAAACTTTTTAAAGCAGTCTCAATATCTGAATACTTAAACTCAAACCCAGCTTCAATCAACCTTTCCGGTTTAACCCTCTGGCTTGCTGTAAGAGCAATTTCGGTCAGCTCCTTGCCAAATAAAATTTTCAAACCAAATTTTGGAACTGGAAAAAACGAGGGACGATTTAAAACCTTTGCAAATGTTTTTGTGAATTCTTCATTCGTAACTGGATTCGGAGAGACGACATTATAAATACCACGCACATTTTCATTTTCAATTCCAAATTTAACAACACGGGCAAGGTCTTCAATATGAACCCAAGACATCCACATCCTTCCATCAGCAATCTTTCCACCAAGTCCAAGCTTAAATAACGGCGTTAATCTAGCAAGAAATCCACCTCCTTCCCCTATGACAATCCCAATCCTTAAAATTATAGTTCTTACTCCAAATTCCTCTGCTTTTTTAGCTTCACCTTCCCAATCTTTGCATAGCTGTGCTAAAAAATCATCCCCCGCTTCTGAATTTTCCGTCAAAATTTCATCTCTTTTACTCCCATAAAAACCAATTGCAGATGCAGATATAAAAATTTTCCCCGCAGGATTTATCTTTGAAAACGCATCAACTATTTTTCTGGTTGAGTTTATTCGTGAACTTCTCAATCTTTCTTTAACCCTTTTTGTCCATCTTTGTGAAATGGTCTCTCCAACCAAATTTATGATAACATCTGAACGTTGAGCTACATCAACGGGGAAATCTTCAAAATCTGGATTCCAGCTGAAACCTTCAAAGGCTTTTAATCTTTCGGGGTTTCTGCTTGAGATTAAAATTTTATGTCCATCTTTTGAAAGGAAATTTGCAACATAACTTCCGATAAATCCCGTGCCTCCAGCAATTGTAATAGTCTTGCTCATTTTAACCCAAATTTAAGTTTTAGAAAACGATTTTCTCCCTTAAAAAGTCAAGCACTTCATTTTTATGAATTCTTTCCTGTTTCATTGTATCTCTGTCCCTTACTGTTACAGTTCCATCTTGAAGTGTTTGCGAATCAACTGTGAAACAGAAGGGAGTTCCAATTTCATCTTGCCTTCTATATCTTCTCCCAATTGAACCACTGTCATCATAGAAAACTTTAAAGTGTGGTTTCAACGATTTATAAATTTCAAATGCGATCTCTGGCATATTTTCTCTGTTGACAAGAGGTAAAACAGCTGCTTTTATCGGGGCAAGAAATGGATGCAGACGAAGAACCGTTCTTATTTCTTTACCCGTATCTTCTTCATCGTAAGCATTAACAAGAACCGCAAGCAAAGTTCTATCGCACCCAGCAGATGTTTCAATTATATATGGGATATATTTTTGCCCTATCTCGTCATCATAATAGCTTAAATCTTTCCCCGAAAACTGTTGATGCCTTGACAAATCATAATTCGTTCTGTTATGAATCCCTTCAAGTTCTTGCCATCCAAATGGAAATTCAAACTGGATATCATACGCAGCAGTTGCATAATGAGCAAGTTCATCAGGACCATGCTGATGGAAACGAAGTTTTTCGGGCTTTATTCCAATCCTCAAATACCATTTAAATCTTTCCTCACGCCATCTCTCAAACCACTCCATATCCGTGCCGGGGCGGACAAAGTATTGCATTTCCATTTGTTCAAATTCCCTTGTTCTGAAAATGAAATTCCCCGGGGTTATCTCGTTTCTAAATGCTTTCCCTATTTGGGCAATTCCAAAGGGGATCTTTCTTCTCATTGAGACATATACATTTTCAAAATTGACATAAATTCCCTGCGCTGTTTCAGGTCTAAGGTAAACAATATGAGCTTCATCTTCCACGGGACCCATAAATGTTTTAAACATCAGATTAAATTTTCTCGGCTCTGTTAATTCACCACCACATTCAGGGCATTTTTTCAATTTTAAATTCTCTTCTGGGATCTGATCCGCTCTAAAGCGAAGTTTACAAGATTTACAATCAACGAGTGGATCTGTGAAGTTTTCTACATGTCCTGAAGCTTCCCAAACTTTCGGATGCATCAAAATTGCAGCGTCAAGCCCTTCAATATCGTCCCTTTCATAAACCATCGCCTTCCACCACGCCTGCTTTATGTTATTTTTAAGTTCAACCCCAAGCGGACCATAATCCCAACATGCATTAATACCCCCATAAATCTCACTTGATTGAAAGATGAATCCTCTCCTCTTACAAAGCGAAACGAGCTTATCCATCAATTGCGTCTGTGAAGATGCGACTGTGTTCTTTTTGCTCATTTTCTTCCGTTTTTATTTTCATCCGCTGATTTTGTAAAAATTTAACCTTTTGGTGACAAATTTCAAAGTTTTGCGCAAAATTTCTAAATTTAGAAAGGTGAAGCTAAGGTTTTATTCAACACTTAAGCTATAAATGTCAAATGGATATGGAAAAAATCGCAAAATCAATTATCTCTAAGGCAATTCAAAGCGGTGCTGATGAATGTGATGTGTTTATCTCAATAGATGAAGAATTTTCTGCAACGATAAAAGACAGCGAAGTTGAATCCCTTAAGCAAGCGGTAACCCATGGGCTCGGGATAAGAATTTTCAAGGACAGAAAAATAGGTTTTGCATATACAACTAATTTTTCATCCCATATAATTCAAAAGACAATAGATGAGGCGATCTCACTTGCTAAAAATTCAACCCCAGAACCAGATAACCAACTTCCACAAATATATAGCCATGCCCAAACGCAGGTCAAAATTTTTGACCCTGATGTTTTTTCAATAAGCGTTGAACAGAAAATAAAAATTGCAAAAGAGATAGAAGAAATTGCAAAAGCCTTCAACCCAAAGATAAAGGTTGAATCAACAGGATTTGGAAACTTGATTCAAAGAAGGGTAATCGCAAACTCAAACGAATTTTTCGGTGAGTATGAGGGGACAATTTTTGAAATTTATTGCTCCGCCATCGCCTCGGATAACGCCGAAAGTCAAACGGGCTATTATTCATCGGTGAGCAGACTTTTTGAAAGATTGCAAACGCCCGAACATGTAGCAAAAAATGCAAGCATCCGAGCACTTCAGCTATTAAATCCCAAAAAGATTAAAACCGGGAAATACCCCGTGATCTTTGATCCCATGACCGCATCCGCTATAGTAAGTTACATCGCAACGGCAGTAAATGGCAAAAACGCTTATAGAAAAATGAGTTTTCTATCTGATAAAATAGGCGAAAGGGTTGGAAGCGAAATTTTAACAATAGTTGATGATGGATGCCTTGAATTTGGGATTGGTTCAAAACCATTTGATGATGAAGGGATTCAAACAAAGGAAAAAGCGGTCATTGAAAACGGAATCTTGAAAATGTTTCTTCTTGATTCAATCATCGCCAAAAAGTTTTCACTCCCGCCAACTGGAAACGCACACAGAAAATATAATACAATCCCTGCACCATCACCATTAAACTTTTACATTCAACCTGGCTATAAAACACTTGAGGAAATGATATCTGAAATCAATGAAGGTTTGCTCATCACGAAACTTATTGGATTCGGGGTTGATATTGTTTCTGGAAATTTCTCAAAAGGAGCGAGTGGATTATGGATTAAAAACGGGGAAATATCCTTCCCAGTTGATAAGATCACAATAGCAGATAACCTAAAAAATATATTGAGAAATATCACCTCAATCGGGAATGATCTCATTTTCTTCAGTAATATCGCTTCACCCTCAATTCTTGTATCGGAGATGACGGTTACATGTGATTAACCAAAAATAAAATTTCAAACAGCCATGAGAAACTATGAACAAATCGGCGAAGATGCAAGCATTTACATACCTCAGAAGAGCACAATAAATGAGCTTGAAAAAATATCTGAAAATATAACGGATAGAGAAGTTGAATATGTTGAGCAAAATTTTTGGCAAAAACTTGCCAGATTAAAAGGCAATATCAATTTCAAGCGTGATTTGATCGCGCTTTATAAATTTATGAAAGACCCCGATGTTTCATTCTTTAAGAAAGCAATAGCAATATCAGCACTCCTGTATTTTATACTCCCGATAGATTCAATTCCAGATTTATCACCAATTGTCGGTTTTCTTGACGATATAGGAATTGTAGCGATGGTTGTTAAGTATTTAAGCCGTGAGCTTGAGCGTTATTATTAAAGCATAGTGGGCGGGCAAAGCCCGCCCCAATTTTAATTTTTCTTTCTCTCCTCCCGAATCTTCTTCGCCAGAGAAACAATCTCAGGATAGTCAAAAACATAACCACCATAAATTCGCACAAAACTTTTAGCCTCACTCTCACTTGAAAATGAGAATTCAGGTAACATAGCTCTCGCTGGCAATATCACACTACCGGTGACAAACCACGCTTTTTTAGCATCAATTAATCTAAAAGTTTTAAAATCAATCACCTTAATATCTTTTACATTTTTCCCCTCCATTATCGCGGTTGCGCAACCGATACCGCAAGCGTGATAAATTGTATCATCAACCGAAATTTCAACCCTTGTCATCATCTTCTCAAAAACATCCATATTACAAACGCTACACACTCCCAGCTTTTGCCCAAGCTCAGGCTTCAACATATCCATCGCAGATTGAGAAAAAAGTGAAACCGACAAGATAATAATTAAAGCAAGAATTTTTGAAATTTTCATCATCATTGCTATTCACCAACTTTCATTATTAAGTTTATAAAGAAACTTCTGCCGGGTTCATATATCGGAATCCCTGTCGTCCTCACACGTCTGTTGAGATGTTCATAATAGACTTTATTAAACAAGTTGTTCACACCAATTGATATATCTGCAAACTTGAAATAGTTAACGCTTATCATGAGGTTGACAACCGCAAATCCCGGCGTTGGTGTTTCTCCATAGCTTGTTGAGACATCGCTTTTTCTTGAAACCGCTCTTATCGTCAGTTCAGGCGTTACCCCACCATTAAACAAACGATAGTAAAATGTTGACCTTGCCTCAAAAGGCGGAATCTGCGGCAATGGCTCACCTGTTACAGCATCCCACGCCTTGGTTTTGCTTAGATCAACTTTAAAGCCAAAATTTTTACTAAATGTAGACACATATCCAAGCTCAAATCCGATAAATTTAACAGTTTCTATATTCACAAATTGTTTTACTCCAAGAACCCCCATATTTTTAGGCATCAAATCGCTTCTAATTTTTGCCGAAATGAAATCCTTAACATAATAATAGAAAACATCACCCTTAAAAATTCCACCGAGAAGTTTGCTCTTCACGATTAAATCAACGCTGTTGTTCACCTCTGGCTTCAAAGAAGGATTTCCGACATAGTCATAATTATCAATCCCGATGGGCAAGAAGTTTATAAACCTCTCACTTATATTTGGGCTTCTCTTGCTTGTGGCAAAAAGCAAAGTGACTTGTAAATTTGAAGTCAAAACTTTATCAACCCCAGCACTTAAACTAAAATTATGATGTTTTGATGAAAGCCCTCCAAACAATCTCGCAAAAGACGGCGCCGGGGTTATAGCACCCGCATAATTAATATCATATCTTGCGGAAAGCATGATATTAAATCCTTCAAGTCCAGTTCTCAACTCAGAAAATACCCCTAAATTTGAAACATAGGAATTTTGCCATACCGTATCAATAAATGTCTTTCCAGCCATTGGACCAGTTTTCATTTTTCTGGTCCTGAATCCATCTTTCTCAATCCTTGAATAATCAAATCCAACAAATAAAACATTTTCTCCGACAATTAATCCGATCTCACTTCTCCCGCCGTAAGTTTTAGTGTTAGCATCTGTAGCAGCATCAACCATTGCTATGGTTGGTTTAAATGCGTTATCCATTAGATGATAAACCTTTGAATAATATGCCTTTAAATTAACACTATTTATCAATCCATTCAGGTTTTTCCCAAGGTAATCAAGAGAAACCACTCTTGAGTCATCTTTTCTCCCATCCATCGGTAGCGCTGGATAAAGAACATCCCGGGCATATACCTCACGAATTGAAATCTGAAATCTATGATTTTCCACAGGATTAAACCCAAATTTACCGCTCCAATCTTTTATTTTAAAGCTTGACTGAACTTCATTTCCTGCCCCATCTTTATAATTTTTGTAATCTTTCACCCCTCCAGATATTCTAAAATCAAATAATTTTTGACCTCCCGAAACTGTTAATCTCCCAAACTTGCCATTCCAATTGCTTTCATATCCACTTTCAACCCTTCCAACGACAGTAAATCCTTCAAACCTTTCTGGTTTCGCCATCACAAAATTCAAAACGCCACCGAAATTCGGTCCATAGCGTAAGGCATAAGGACCTTTCAAGATTTCAACTTTTTCAAGTTCTTCTGCCTGGACATGCGAAGTTGGTGGATCCATCCTATTTGGGCAAGCGGGTTCAATCTTCACACCGTTATCAATTTGAACATTAATTTGATCATATTTTACACCCCTCATAACAGGGTCAAGCGCGTATCCACCTTTCTTTATCGCAGATGAGTTTGAAAAATTCCTTATGAAATCACCAATGTCACGGGGAATTTGTTTTGTTATTTCTTTGCCACCAACTTCAACCTGATTATATGTCTCGCTTGGCTTCCCAAAAACCACAATTTCTTCAACGGAGAAATAAGGTAATTCTTCAAGATAAACCTCAATCGTTTTTACTTCATCAGGTGCAAGCGAGACCAATTCCTTTTTTTGTCTGTAGCCGATATATGAAACAACAACTGTATAATTTCCTGATTTAAGATTTTTAATTTCAAAGTAACCCTTGAAATCAGAAACATCGCCACGGTTTGTCCCTTCAAGCCAGATATTTGCATTTACAAGTGGATATTTAGCCTTTGCATCATAAACATACCCACGGATTATTCCCTTCTCCTGCGAAAAATTATTAGATACAAGCGCAAAAATTAACACCACGAGAGTTAAAACTTTGATCTTCATAGCAAAACCCTCCTGAAGTTTTGTTTTTTAATTTTAAAAAAAATCTCAAGATACAGAATATGTCGGGCTCAAATCTTCAGGAGGGTGAAATACGCAAACCTGATTTAGAGGCTGATTTAGGTTATCATGAAAACTTGGAAGGAAATAAGCCGGGAAATATATATAAATTCCCTCAACAGTAACGATTCCCTCTTTTATAGGAAGTTCAGAGTTATTCTTTCCTTTCTTACACATACATCCCTCCGCATCAATGCAAACAGAGCTCATAAAATTAAAACTTACCTTACCTTTACAACCACATCCACAATTTTCACTACAATGACAAACACCACGACTATGATGCTCAACTCTTGGAATTATCACCACAATGTAATTCAAAGATATAACGAAAACGATCAAAACGGAGAATATTTTGCTAAGTTTCCTTCTCATATATTGCGCTAACTTTCATCATTTCACGCCCACCCCCTCACTTGCCAACTTTATCCTTGTTAAAGGACAGGGGGTGAGCTTTTAACTTAAAGCGTTTAACTTCCTTTCTTTTTAACTTTTACAGCCAAACTATTTAAAGCAACTGTTAATTTTGTCCCAGCTTCAACATAATATCTCCAAGCATAACCAAGCTGTAGAAAAACATCCTCGTTATATTCACCCTTGTCCATCCTTGCTTTTTGCTTATTCATTATCTCATCACCAAGATTGATCCAGTATTGAGCATCTATTAAATCTTTCTTTACAACCTCCGTTTGCTCTGATTTTTTCACCTGTTCAAGAAGATTTAAAACCACATTTTTTACAGCGATGTTGTCATTATACTGCTTTTCACAGGTTGTTTTCCAGTCTTTTTGTCCCTGTGCGAGTGAAATTGTAAGAATTAAAATTAAACTTGTCAAGATAAAAGTCGCCTTCTTCATTTTTCCTTCCTCCGGTTTTGTTTAAGTTATGTCCTGTTTTGAAAAAATTTTAATTGATAAAAAGACAGAAAAAACAAACCATAACATCAAATCAAGGATTAAAACAGTGTAAGTTTGCAAACTTCCGCCAAGAAATTTCAAAAATGCTGCACCAGCTGGACCAAAAATTTCCGGTTGATTCAAAGTTATCAAACTTAACACACGAACAATATCAACTGGATTACCAAGAAGAGATAACATAGCAAAGGTTGCTGCAACTTTACCCCTTAAAAGTGTTGTTGCACCAATTATCACAAGATCATAGAAAATTAGAAAGATAAACCAAGCGAGGACAGAGATCCCAAAAGCTCGCCCACGCTGTCTTGCGATCACAGAAATTAAAGATGAAATCCCAATAAAGATAAAAGCAAGAAAATTTGACAACAAAACAAAAACAAGATACCTAAACACACCATCGGAACCAACCCTCATCAAAATTATGAAACCACTTATCCCAAACCCCAGCGATGTTGATGTAAAAATAACAACCAATAGACCAAGCAATTTCCCAAGGTAAATTTCCCAACGATTTAATGGCTGTGCAAAAATTAGCTCATTCAACCTCCCATCACCCGAAAAACTCATAACGCCAATGATAAGAGAAATAAGCGGAATGATATACAAAACAAGATTAAGCAAACTCAATGTCGTCCTTGAAAAATCTTGCATACTCCCAGTATAACCGCTCGCAGTTAAACCAAAATAAGAAATGCCCAAAACAAGAATCGTGAAAATGATCGTGAAAATATGCGTCCACTTATTCCTGACACCAATGATGATCTCCGACTCGGCGATTGTGTAAATTGAGTTCCAAGACATATCACTTTAAAATTTTGATTTCAAGCTGTTCATATGGAAATTCCTCTCCACCGTATTCATTTAAAAATTTTTCAACCGATTCCCTTGTTTTAAATGTCACAATGAAATAATTCATTGGGGTTTGGATTTTTTCAGACCTGACAAAATACGCATTTTCAATTCTCACCCATTCATTTGTATAAAAATCACGCACAAACATAACAGAGCCATTTGGCAATTCACGCATCTTTTTGAACTCAATCATACAACCAATGTCATCAAACTTATAAACCTCTCCATCTGGGGTGATTATCTCCGTAGCAAAATTAAGCTGCGATATAGCCATCTTACAAAGATAACAAATATCATGTGGCTCAATCTCCTCGGGTTTAATCTCCTTTGAACAGGAGTAAACTAAAAGTGCTAAAATTGAAACGATAATTGTCTTAATTTTTGGGCTCATGTTCTTCCATTAATTTTTGATAAATCGCCTCAAATGATTGACTTGATGTTTGAAAGTTTTCAATTTGTGCCCCGCTCTTATAAAGATTGAAAATCACATCAAGAATTTTATTTGACTCCGCTTTTATAATCATGCTCGTTCCATTTCTGCTGACCTCAATCGCCCCTGAATCATAAGCAAGCTTTACAAACCCATCATCCATATTCTTAACGACAAGATAAACCTTTGACTCAAACTTCAATTTCTTTTTAAGCTCCGATGCGCTTTCAAAAGTTATCAATCTGCCGTTAACAAGGATTCCAACTTTATCCGCAAGTTCATCAACTTCGTTTAAAAGGTGAGTTGTAAACAAAATTGTCTTCCCATCTTTTTTCAGCTGGGAAAGCAATGATTTAAACCTCATAACGCCTTCGGGGTCAAGACTTAAAGTTGGCTCATCAAGGATTAAAATTGGAACTTCGGGCATAATAGCGAGCGCTATCCCAAGACGCTGAACATTTCCACCAGAGAGTTCATTAGCATACTTGCCAAGTAAATCTTTCAAATCAAGCATTTCAATCACATATTCAACTCTTTTAACTGGCAAACCCCTCAACTTTCTGAAAAACTCAAGTATTTCTATAACTTTCAAACTCTCATATAAAGAAATTCTTTGCGGGAGAAAGCTTAAATAACTTCTCGCTCTTTTCGGCTCGGATAAAACATTTACACCATTTATGTAAATCTCACCTTCATCTGGGATTATAAGCCCAACTATTGATTTAAGTGTGGTTGTTTTCCCGCTTCCATTTGGACCAAGCAAAACAACTGTCTCATTTTCATTCACATTAAAGCTTACCCCATCTACCGCAACAGTATCTTTATAACGCTTTTTTAAATTTTTAACCGAAAGCATAAATTTTTCTCAACCTTTTTGATTTCATGACAAGAGTTAAAAACGGAATGAAAATGCACAAAGTTATGAAACTAACACTCACAAATGCGATTCTTTCTTTCTCCAACTTTTCAATTTTTCCCCTTTTGACAAGATAAGAAAGATCTGGAAGATCAACTTTTTTCATCAAAGGATGTTCATCGTAAATTTTGAATGATTTTATAATCGGCATCGCTCTTTCCGCAAGTTCAATTGCTTTCGCAGACGGACTTGAAAGATAAAGTTGAATTATCGG
Encoded here:
- a CDS encoding NosL protein, producing MMMKISKILALIIILSVSLFSQSAMDMLKPELGQKLGVCSVCNMDVFEKMMTRVEISVDDTIYHACGIGCATAIMEGKNVKDIKVIDFKTFRLIDAKKAWFVTGSVILPARAMLPEFSFSSESEAKSFVRIYGGYVFDYPEIVSLAKKIREERKKN
- a CDS encoding Uncharacterized membrane protein YkvA, DUF1232 family; this encodes MRNYEQIGEDASIYIPQKSTINELEKISENITDREVEYVEQNFWQKLARLKGNINFKRDLIALYKFMKDPDVSFFKKAIAISALLYFILPIDSIPDLSPIVGFLDDIGIVAMVVKYLSRELERYY
- a CDS encoding glycyl-tRNA synthetase; amino-acid sequence: MSKKNTVASSQTQLMDKLVSLCKRRGFIFQSSEIYGGINACWDYGPLGVELKNNIKQAWWKAMVYERDDIEGLDAAILMHPKVWEASGHVENFTDPLVDCKSCKLRFRADQIPEENLKLKKCPECGGELTEPRKFNLMFKTFMGPVEDEAHIVYLRPETAQGIYVNFENVYVSMRRKIPFGIAQIGKAFRNEITPGNFIFRTREFEQMEMQYFVRPGTDMEWFERWREERFKWYLRIGIKPEKLRFHQHGPDELAHYATAAYDIQFEFPFGWQELEGIHNRTNYDLSRHQQFSGKDLSYYDDEIGQKYIPYIIETSAGCDRTLLAVLVNAYDEEDTGKEIRTVLRLHPFLAPIKAAVLPLVNRENMPEIAFEIYKSLKPHFKVFYDDSGSIGRRYRRQDEIGTPFCFTVDSQTLQDGTVTVRDRDTMKQERIHKNEVLDFLREKIVF
- a CDS encoding iron complex outermembrane recepter protein, which codes for MKIKVLTLVVLIFALVSNNFSQEKGIIRGYVYDAKAKYPLVNANIWLEGTNRGDVSDFKGYFEIKNLKSGNYTVVVSYIGYRQKKELVSLAPDEVKTIEVYLEELPYFSVEEIVVFGKPSETYNQVEVGGKEITKQIPRDIGDFIRNFSNSSAIKKGGYALDPVMRGVKYDQINVQIDNGVKIEPACPNRMDPPTSHVQAEELEKVEILKGPYALRYGPNFGGVLNFVMAKPERFEGFTVVGRVESGYESNWNGKFGRLTVSGGQKLFDFRISGGVKDYKNYKDGAGNEVQSSFKIKDWSGKFGFNPVENHRFQISIREVYARDVLYPALPMDGRKDDSRVVSLDYLGKNLNGLINSVNLKAYYSKVYHLMDNAFKPTIAMVDAATDANTKTYGGRSEIGLIVGENVLFVGFDYSRIEKDGFRTRKMKTGPMAGKTFIDTVWQNSYVSNLGVFSELRTGLEGFNIMLSARYDINYAGAITPAPSFARLFGGLSSKHHNFSLSAGVDKVLTSNLQVTLLFATSKRSPNISERFINFLPIGIDNYDYVGNPSLKPEVNNSVDLIVKSKLLGGIFKGDVFYYYVKDFISAKIRSDLMPKNMGVLGVKQFVNIETVKFIGFELGYVSTFSKNFGFKVDLSKTKAWDAVTGEPLPQIPPFEARSTFYYRLFNGGVTPELTIRAVSRKSDVSTSYGETPTPGFAVVNLMISVNYFKFADISIGVNNLFNKVYYEHLNRRVRTTGIPIYEPGRSFFINLIMKVGE
- a CDS encoding imidazolonepropionase, which encodes MILIHNANQVVTVASFGKRFKRGEKQSEIFVVEKGSVLIKDGKIEWVGRAVDFNFGLYGEVEIIDATGKVVLPGFVDSHTHLVFGGTREDEFNLRIKGFTYQQIAEMGGGILSTVQKTRNLSKDELLKISQIYATKALANGTTTIEIKSGYGLNLEDEIKVLEVVNELNEKPIFTVPTFLGAHAVPPEFKDRKDDYVKFLVDKLIPEISKRKLAKFCDVFCEIGYFTAEDSEKILTAGKSYGLLPKIHAEQFSNYGGVKVGVKVEAISIDHLENINDEDIDLLSRTDSIAVLLPGVSFFLNYKYPPARKLIDSGVPVAIATDFNPGSCMSLNMQLMMTIACTQMRMTIEEAITASTLNSAGAIGISDITGSIEVGKRADLVIFDVPDYRMIPYFFGENHTWIVFGGGILKYRKM
- a CDS encoding Por secretion system C-terminal sorting domain-containing protein, with the protein product MRWLIFLSILVFIFTISVYSQGFRVKSSYPNNGDYSVPSLPTPVLIKFVFSDQVDVNRNFGEAGPFLPFLSFLAFDPRDSIQFVQPYVPLRTDTIGAWFTLAPNTDYCIILFGAYSITGIMLEKPYVVNFTTASTIGQRSVRGTITPPSPRISSFTGISQFNVPNLKVDLSKTIGQILSQGNEVKILKKSNSLSFDLKLQDLNPFKFLSVDPNVGVVALLDGNPLAQEDVNVKYAANVNSDFSFEIRYVRDGTYYLFAAFDTQRDGLFNPIGDLLMFYDANGDDQPDPITVSGGDVSGLNLSGVFQIRPFTVKQILDTVTVLAKSYASDVRLRGIQTFEGIEVPGDTLDGKVYSATYIFYSPSKDKYVSVWANAFMGLSLDTVSTPPRPLVDLPTRFIDSDVVFDSAEANGGYAFRNEPNTITSVMYDLRNYSGDDFDPPDTVNPYWRIVYFKTDTSFNLRGFLAVYLNPSDGRLVKKFEISFKPVTAKEKFEVVDNLAMNRANDAQLVYVLGFEDDDTLVDGKCLIWNYGYKSNSVGKFSVWVSLGLAWVDTSFFDISDLTPLNKPLQLMNYKDSDTLAAVAEANGGSAFRNLYQYTGGGYLYSQSIDTTKIYFHAIYNGIDVTTGREKALIVFIDPVTGNFVGTFTKVEKDETVGIPASFTLYQNYPNPFNPTTTITYDIPMRANVKLIVYNVLGQEVAILVNELQEAGRYNVKFDASGLPSGVYFYKLEAGRYVDVKKMMLVK